A genomic window from Ignavibacteria bacterium includes:
- the secG gene encoding preprotein translocase subunit SecG, whose protein sequence is MISIFIILLVLVSILLMGVILIQSSKGGGLAGTFGGGGADASMVFGVRRTADFLIKLTSILATILLLFSLVTNVLINKSGGTNESIIQQNSGQQNFPQPNVPNEMQQPQQQDPNQQPNQQPNQQQPTDPNQQQQQAPNNQQPPK, encoded by the coding sequence ATGATCAGTATTTTCATAATTTTGCTTGTTTTAGTATCAATTTTGCTGATGGGAGTAATTCTCATACAGTCTTCAAAAGGCGGCGGTTTAGCCGGTACTTTTGGCGGCGGCGGAGCCGATGCTTCAATGGTATTTGGTGTTCGCAGAACCGCTGATTTTTTAATTAAACTAACAAGCATTTTAGCCACAATATTGCTTTTATTTTCACTGGTAACAAATGTACTCATAAATAAAAGCGGCGGTACAAATGAAAGCATAATTCAGCAGAATTCAGGGCAGCAGAATTTTCCTCAGCCTAACGTGCCGAATGAAATGCAGCAGCCGCAGCAGCAGGATCCGAATCAGCAGCCTAATCAGCAGCCTAATCAGCAGCAGCCAACAGATCCTAATCAGCAGCAGCAACAGGCTCCAAATAACCAGCAGCCTCCTAAATAA
- the raiA gene encoding ribosome-associated translation inhibitor RaiA, protein MSFIFTARHFKAHDSLRTFAEEEAKKFSQIYDGIIKTEVILSYDKPENSIKHAEVIVHAKNNHTFTAKESSDDFMKSILASMEKVETQVRKFKDKLTDHSGEKSVKHIEAE, encoded by the coding sequence ATGTCATTCATCTTTACAGCACGCCATTTTAAAGCCCACGATTCACTCAGAACATTTGCAGAAGAAGAAGCTAAAAAATTTTCACAGATTTACGACGGAATCATAAAGACAGAAGTCATATTAAGTTATGATAAACCTGAAAACAGCATTAAACATGCTGAAGTTATAGTCCACGCTAAGAATAACCATACTTTTACTGCTAAAGAATCCTCAGATGATTTCATGAAATCAATCCTTGCCTCAATGGAAAAAGTTGAAACCCAGGTTAGGAAATTTAAAGATAAGCTGACCGATCACAGCGGAGAAAAATCCGTTAAGCATATTGAAGCTGAATAA
- a CDS encoding HPr kinase/phosphorylase, which translates to MKHFHKVLKNIEEIRKEKISVDFFYNAAKERFKLSMISDPSKGLDKNIRDQHINRPGLALAGYTALFTFDRVQILGNTEMRYLKTLSSEQRTKTLKKFFSFNMPCICLTFNNKPSEEFMEMADKKEIPVFITPLETTKFAYFINDFLDDQFSPQVALHGSFVDVYGVGLLFYGRSGIGKSEIALDLVERGHRLVADDVVMISRKGDGILMGTGTELVKHFMEIRGLGIIDVRSVFGIRAIRFQKRVELLVNLEEWDPKKEYTRTGLDNETIELLGVELPFVRLPIFPGKNITVISEIIALNYLCKHYGYDAAKALSDKLEIAINNKSKLKAGNLGYERSVEYLEHDFE; encoded by the coding sequence ATGAAACATTTTCATAAAGTTTTAAAAAACATTGAAGAGATACGCAAAGAAAAGATCAGTGTTGATTTTTTCTATAATGCAGCCAAAGAGCGGTTCAAGCTTTCAATGATATCAGATCCCTCCAAGGGACTTGATAAGAACATACGTGATCAGCATATCAACAGGCCGGGTCTTGCACTTGCAGGTTATACGGCACTTTTTACCTTTGACAGAGTACAAATACTCGGTAACACAGAAATGCGCTACTTAAAGACACTTTCATCAGAGCAGCGGACTAAAACCCTTAAAAAATTCTTCTCATTCAATATGCCCTGTATCTGCCTTACTTTCAACAATAAGCCAAGCGAAGAATTTATGGAAATGGCTGATAAGAAGGAGATACCGGTTTTTATCACACCGCTTGAAACCACAAAATTCGCCTATTTTATAAATGACTTCCTCGATGATCAGTTCTCTCCCCAGGTAGCGCTGCACGGTTCATTTGTTGATGTTTACGGTGTAGGGCTTCTTTTCTACGGAAGAAGCGGCATCGGCAAAAGTGAAATTGCCCTCGATCTTGTCGAGCGCGGCCACCGCTTAGTTGCTGATGATGTCGTAATGATCTCCCGTAAGGGTGATGGTATTCTGATGGGTACAGGCACTGAGCTTGTTAAGCATTTTATGGAAATCAGGGGACTTGGCATTATAGACGTTAGGAGTGTCTTCGGCATCAGAGCTATAAGGTTTCAAAAAAGGGTCGAGCTTCTTGTGAATCTGGAAGAATGGGACCCGAAAAAGGAATACACCAGGACCGGGCTTGATAATGAAACCATAGAACTGCTTGGTGTCGAGCTTCCGTTCGTTAGACTGCCTATTTTCCCCGGTAAAAACATTACGGTAATTTCTGAAATTATTGCTCTCAATTACCTTTGCAAACACTACGGTTACGATGCTGCAAAGGCATTAAGCGATAAACTTGAAATTGCAATTAACAATAAATCCAAACTCAAAGCCGGAAACCTGGGTTATGAACGCTCAGTAGAATACCTGGAACATGACTTTGAATAA
- a CDS encoding T9SS type A sorting domain-containing protein, whose translation MKSIFSFLIVLFLCITSVNSQSNNIQNEAFPDQSFVQDNSPYAVLWRQQVEARRSGNVQLYNQLRDRLLREFPERFTGNQNIENKPFLNIENHIQPPFTGDWGGGDFIVDNAPAYQPPANNTQAGLDLEVDSLGNKYIAYISANRDSLRVMKSTDQGATWAYIASINPGGTTKWHSFDFFIADSANTFKLGFAACRTSTVSSLDGDLYWLVYDANGGGLNVVSIISTPSGGGHLNPSIVADSYYWSYGLTWWYVAYQHVNSGTGAGIGLRAALSMNGGLAWTHDSVRNTFNDFNIDIDYRHGASYDSIYVVFTNDLTPTNANLRLNRIALANFGTATSWTQFNVQATSDPEVDPEIAVNRQTNEMACMWTQTTGGVKKINYNYTAETGAYWPNLGAIANFPNDCDRGRIECSEQQGAYRISYVSKGSSNVDTVIYTSAFTLPPTSRTVVTTNIDANTTTSPDVSGFRTGANVYGGGVTFVAAGQNRIFYDGSNVSPVVGINNNGNGIPQSFSLSQNYPNPFNPETKINFAIPRASFVTINIYNTLGQVVSQLVSENMEAGFYTYDFNASNLTSGIYFYRITAGEFTDTKKMMLIK comes from the coding sequence ATGAAATCAATATTCTCATTTTTAATAGTTTTGTTTTTATGCATTACATCCGTAAATTCACAATCAAACAACATCCAAAATGAAGCTTTTCCTGATCAATCATTTGTACAGGATAACTCACCATACGCAGTTTTATGGCGGCAACAAGTTGAAGCCAGAAGAAGCGGAAATGTTCAATTGTATAATCAACTAAGGGATAGACTTCTAAGGGAATTCCCTGAAAGATTTACCGGCAATCAGAATATTGAAAACAAACCGTTTCTGAATATTGAAAACCATATTCAGCCCCCTTTTACAGGTGATTGGGGTGGAGGCGATTTTATTGTTGATAACGCACCCGCATACCAGCCGCCTGCAAACAATACACAGGCTGGTCTTGATCTGGAAGTAGATTCACTTGGCAACAAATATATTGCATATATTTCTGCTAACAGAGACTCACTCCGAGTAATGAAATCAACTGATCAGGGAGCAACATGGGCATATATTGCTTCAATAAATCCCGGCGGCACAACCAAATGGCATTCATTTGATTTCTTCATAGCTGATTCGGCAAACACTTTTAAACTCGGTTTCGCTGCCTGCAGAACTTCAACAGTGTCATCCTTGGATGGAGATCTTTATTGGCTGGTATATGATGCTAATGGCGGCGGATTGAATGTAGTATCTATAATAAGTACTCCATCAGGCGGAGGTCATTTGAATCCTTCAATTGTAGCTGATAGTTATTATTGGAGCTATGGTCTAACCTGGTGGTATGTAGCTTACCAGCACGTTAATTCCGGTACCGGTGCCGGCATAGGGCTAAGAGCAGCATTATCAATGAATGGCGGCCTCGCATGGACTCATGATTCTGTCAGAAATACTTTTAATGATTTTAATATTGATATTGACTACAGGCATGGTGCTTCATATGATTCAATTTATGTAGTGTTCACCAATGACCTTACTCCTACAAATGCAAACTTAAGGCTTAACAGGATCGCGCTCGCAAATTTCGGAACAGCCACTTCATGGACACAGTTCAATGTTCAGGCAACTTCAGATCCTGAAGTTGATCCGGAAATTGCAGTAAACAGGCAAACGAACGAAATGGCTTGTATGTGGACACAAACTACCGGCGGCGTTAAAAAAATTAACTATAACTATACTGCTGAAACCGGCGCTTACTGGCCTAATCTCGGTGCAATTGCCAACTTCCCGAATGATTGCGACAGGGGAAGAATAGAATGCAGCGAACAGCAGGGTGCATACAGAATTTCATATGTATCTAAAGGCTCTTCTAATGTAGATACTGTCATTTATACTTCAGCATTTACATTACCACCTACTTCAAGAACCGTTGTTACGACAAATATAGATGCCAATACTACAACCTCACCTGATGTATCCGGATTCAGGACTGGTGCTAATGTATACGGTGGCGGCGTTACATTTGTTGCAGCAGGCCAAAACAGGATATTCTATGATGGTTCAAATGTATCACCGGTTGTAGGAATAAACAATAACGGAAACGGAATTCCGCAGTCTTTCAGTTTATCGCAGAATTACCCAAATCCGTTCAATCCTGAAACAAAGATAAACTTTGCGATCCCCAGGGCTTCTTTTGTTACAATAAATATATATAATACTTTAGGGCAGGTTGTTTCTCAGCTTGTTTCTGAAAATATGGAAGCCGGTTTTTACACATATGATTTTAACGCTTCAAATTTAACCAGCGGAATATATTTCTACAGAATTACCGCCGGTGAATTCACCGATACCAAAAAAATGATGTTGATAAAGTAA
- a CDS encoding DUF2795 domain-containing protein produces MVWTLELASYLDDAPWPANKAELIDYAIRTGAPQEVIENLRDLEDTDEPYESIEEIWLDYPTKEDFFYDDEEKDF; encoded by the coding sequence ATGGTATGGACTCTGGAACTGGCTTCTTACCTTGATGATGCACCATGGCCGGCTAATAAAGCAGAGCTCATAGATTATGCAATAAGAACAGGCGCTCCGCAGGAGGTTATCGAAAACCTCAGGGATCTGGAAGATACCGATGAGCCCTACGAAAGCATTGAAGAGATCTGGCTTGACTATCCGACAAAAGAAGACTTTTTCTATGATGATGAAGAAAAGGATTTCTGA
- a CDS encoding ABC transporter permease, with protein sequence MSQYILKRILLFIPTLIAITIITFTISRLAPGDPTELKVGVSGENMKADEKSQLNQQAKDYYKQKWGLDKPIYMQYLIWLGNMATGDFGNSFVDNRPVMSKIMERIPVTAPITLMVISLSYLIAIPIGIYSAARQYSKIDRFSTFMLFVFYSLPSFWVATMAIVFLANVEYIKIFPTSGLYTLGSENWSFLEKAWDRIYHLILPVTCSSLASFAFLSRQMRGSMLEVIRQDYVRTARAKGLTEKKVVLKHALRNSLIPIITLLGGILPSLVGGSVIIESIFSIPGIGQLAFQALIARDYPLIMAELVLAAVLTMFGLLLVDILYAIVDPRIAFSKK encoded by the coding sequence ATGTCACAGTACATTTTAAAAAGAATCCTGTTATTTATACCAACGCTGATAGCTATCACAATTATTACGTTCACAATATCCAGGCTTGCGCCCGGTGACCCGACGGAATTAAAAGTTGGCGTAAGCGGAGAAAATATGAAAGCTGATGAAAAAAGTCAGCTTAATCAGCAGGCTAAGGATTATTATAAACAGAAATGGGGATTGGATAAACCGATCTATATGCAGTACTTAATCTGGCTTGGTAATATGGCTACCGGTGATTTCGGCAATTCATTTGTTGATAACCGCCCTGTTATGAGCAAGATCATGGAAAGAATTCCGGTTACTGCACCTATTACACTGATGGTAATATCATTAAGTTACCTCATTGCAATACCTATCGGTATCTATTCAGCAGCAAGACAATACAGCAAAATAGACAGGTTCTCTACTTTTATGCTGTTTGTATTTTATTCGCTCCCCTCTTTTTGGGTGGCTACAATGGCTATTGTATTCCTTGCAAATGTTGAATACATAAAAATATTTCCAACTTCAGGCTTATATACTTTAGGCTCTGAAAACTGGAGCTTTCTGGAAAAAGCATGGGACAGGATTTACCATCTTATTCTTCCGGTAACATGCAGTTCACTTGCAAGCTTTGCTTTCCTTTCAAGGCAGATGCGCGGAAGTATGCTTGAAGTTATCAGGCAGGATTATGTAAGAACAGCCCGGGCAAAAGGTCTGACTGAAAAAAAAGTTGTATTAAAACATGCGCTTCGCAATTCATTAATACCAATTATAACACTGCTCGGCGGTATTTTGCCCAGCCTTGTTGGCGGTTCAGTTATTATTGAATCAATTTTCAGTATCCCAGGTATCGGACAGCTTGCTTTCCAGGCATTAATTGCAAGAGATTACCCGCTTATTATGGCAGAGCTTGTTCTTGCGGCAGTTTTAACTATGTTCGGTTTGCTTTTAGTTGATATACTTTACGCAATTGTTGATCCAAGGATCGCGTTTTCTAAGAAATAA
- the lpdA gene encoding dihydrolipoyl dehydrogenase, giving the protein MAKTEFDVVVLGGGVGGYSAAIRASQLGLKTALVETARLGGICLNWGCIPSKSLLKAAEVMHMMKKSKEFGITTSGVEFDFAAVVKRSRDVADKSEKGVQYLMKKNKITNISGYGKLKKHAGGTLIEVYNGDKVTEELVAKHTIVATGSRARSFPGMNVDGKRVLSFMEGIVLDKQPESVTIIGAGAIGMEFAYFWNAFGAKVTVVEMLDQPLPMEDKEMSDVVGREYRKMGINVMTGTKVESITVEKTAPNSKTEKVITKVSGKNNAEIESDIALVAVGFAGNVEGFGLEELGVNVEKGFIKVDSDYKTNVDGVYAIGDVNGPPWLAHVAAAEGINCAEKIAGHHVPDVDYNCIPAVTFCQPQVASVGMTEKKAKELGYEVKIGKFPFSASGKARAVGETAGLVKLIFDAKYGELLGAHICGNEASELIAEITLGKSLEATYEQIVRTVHAHPTLAEAIMEAAADAYGEAINI; this is encoded by the coding sequence ATGGCAAAAACAGAATTTGATGTTGTTGTTCTGGGTGGCGGTGTTGGAGGATATTCAGCAGCTATCCGCGCATCGCAGCTAGGCTTAAAAACAGCGCTTGTTGAAACAGCAAGGCTTGGGGGAATTTGTCTTAACTGGGGCTGTATTCCTTCAAAATCTTTACTTAAAGCCGCCGAAGTTATGCATATGATGAAAAAGTCCAAAGAATTCGGGATAACAACAAGCGGTGTTGAGTTTGATTTTGCAGCAGTTGTGAAACGTTCACGTGATGTTGCCGATAAATCAGAAAAAGGCGTGCAATATCTCATGAAGAAGAACAAGATCACAAATATTTCCGGGTACGGTAAATTAAAAAAACATGCAGGCGGTACCCTGATAGAAGTTTATAACGGTGATAAAGTAACTGAAGAACTTGTGGCAAAGCATACTATTGTAGCTACAGGCTCAAGAGCGCGCTCGTTCCCCGGTATGAATGTTGATGGCAAGCGTGTACTTTCTTTCATGGAAGGAATAGTGCTTGATAAACAGCCTGAGAGCGTTACAATTATAGGCGCAGGCGCTATCGGAATGGAATTCGCATATTTCTGGAATGCCTTCGGCGCAAAAGTTACGGTAGTGGAAATGCTGGACCAGCCGCTGCCAATGGAAGATAAGGAAATGAGCGATGTTGTTGGCAGGGAATACAGGAAAATGGGAATTAATGTTATGACAGGAACAAAGGTAGAAAGCATTACAGTAGAAAAAACCGCTCCGAACAGCAAGACAGAAAAAGTTATTACAAAAGTCAGCGGCAAAAATAATGCTGAAATTGAAAGTGATATCGCACTTGTGGCTGTTGGATTTGCCGGCAATGTTGAAGGTTTCGGACTTGAAGAGCTTGGTGTAAATGTTGAAAAAGGATTTATTAAGGTAGATAGTGATTATAAAACCAATGTTGATGGTGTTTACGCAATTGGTGATGTTAACGGTCCGCCATGGCTTGCTCATGTTGCTGCCGCTGAAGGAATAAACTGCGCAGAAAAAATTGCGGGTCACCATGTACCTGATGTAGATTACAACTGCATACCTGCAGTAACATTTTGCCAGCCGCAGGTTGCCTCGGTGGGTATGACAGAAAAGAAAGCTAAAGAGCTTGGTTATGAAGTTAAGATCGGTAAGTTCCCGTTCAGCGCCAGCGGTAAAGCAAGGGCAGTTGGCGAAACTGCCGGACTTGTTAAGCTGATATTTGACGCTAAGTACGGTGAATTATTAGGCGCACATATTTGCGGAAATGAAGCAAGTGAGCTTATTGCAGAAATTACGCTGGGAAAATCACTTGAAGCTACTTACGAGCAGATAGTAAGAACAGTACATGCGCACCCCACACTTGCAGAAGCAATAATGGAAGCAGCCGCTGAT
- a CDS encoding ABC transporter permease, with protein sequence MVTEGNEIPKNGESQKRKVDQTYWSLVKHQYKKNKLAVAALYVVFFLVAMALTADFVANDKPLYCSYKGTTYFPVIKEYMVGLGLSKWEGDFLNVDWKTLTFESAIWPPIKYAPSNVDLFNNSAPPSIESGHYLGTDAIGRDVLSGLIHGSRVSLSVGFIAAGIAIFIGVLLGSLAGYYGGKVDLVIMRFVEIMQLFPSFFLIITIVALYGSSIWYIMIAIGLTSWTGNTKLVRGEILKVRNMDYVQAAVSLGLSNVRIIFRHVLPNAIAPVLIAASFEIAGAILSEAGLSFLGFGVAATKVTWGSVLSEARGATSSWWLAVFPGFMIFLTVVAYNLVGEGLRDALDPRLRD encoded by the coding sequence ATGGTAACCGAAGGAAATGAGATCCCCAAAAACGGCGAATCACAAAAAAGAAAAGTAGATCAGACTTACTGGTCTTTGGTTAAACACCAGTATAAAAAAAATAAGCTTGCAGTAGCTGCACTTTATGTAGTTTTTTTCCTGGTTGCTATGGCTTTAACCGCTGATTTTGTTGCTAACGATAAGCCGCTATACTGCAGTTATAAAGGTACAACCTATTTCCCCGTTATTAAGGAATATATGGTTGGGCTTGGACTTTCCAAATGGGAAGGAGATTTTTTGAATGTTGACTGGAAAACTTTAACTTTCGAATCCGCAATCTGGCCGCCTATAAAATATGCTCCGTCTAATGTTGATCTCTTCAATAACTCGGCTCCGCCTTCTATTGAATCAGGGCATTACCTGGGAACTGATGCTATCGGAAGAGATGTTCTCTCAGGCCTTATACACGGCTCAAGGGTATCACTTTCAGTTGGATTCATAGCAGCGGGTATCGCAATTTTTATCGGAGTATTGCTCGGCTCACTTGCCGGTTATTATGGCGGCAAAGTTGATCTTGTTATTATGCGCTTTGTTGAAATTATGCAGCTCTTCCCGTCATTCTTTCTTATTATTACGATTGTAGCATTGTATGGCTCGAGTATCTGGTACATTATGATAGCCATTGGGCTTACCAGCTGGACCGGAAATACTAAGCTGGTTAGAGGCGAAATATTGAAGGTAAGGAATATGGATTACGTACAGGCGGCGGTTTCACTCGGCCTTTCAAATGTTCGAATAATTTTCAGGCATGTTCTGCCAAACGCAATTGCCCCGGTACTTATAGCCGCATCATTTGAAATTGCAGGTGCAATTCTTTCAGAAGCAGGCTTAAGCTTCCTGGGTTTTGGTGTTGCAGCTACAAAAGTTACATGGGGTTCAGTGCTTTCTGAAGCAAGAGGCGCAACCAGTTCATGGTGGCTTGCTGTATTCCCGGGCTTTATGATATTTCTTACTGTAGTTGCCTACAACCTTGTAGGTGAAGGCTTAAGGGATGCACTCGATCCGCGCCTGAGAGATTAA
- a CDS encoding N-acetyltransferase — protein sequence MGNMFIDGSAKLGKNCSIGQFTVIEKDVVLGDDCQIGHNVVIHQGTKLGNGVRIDANSVIGKQPLRSKRSIFKSDKTYEPAEIGDECLIGAQVIVYTGCKIANNVLIADSAAVREDVTVGEYTIIGRSCTIENFTSVGKKCKLETNSYITAYSTIEDYCFIAPGVVTTNDNYLGRTEERFKHFKGVTIRKGGRIGGGAVILPGLEIGEDALVAAGAVVTKNVPAKTIYVGMPAKEFRDVPPEQLLENQGWE from the coding sequence ATGGGCAATATGTTCATAGATGGCAGCGCGAAGCTTGGAAAGAACTGTTCAATAGGGCAGTTCACAGTAATTGAAAAGGATGTTGTATTAGGGGATGATTGCCAGATTGGACATAATGTAGTGATCCACCAGGGGACAAAATTAGGCAATGGAGTAAGGATAGATGCTAATTCAGTAATAGGCAAGCAGCCGCTGCGCTCAAAACGCAGCATATTTAAATCAGATAAAACATACGAACCGGCAGAAATAGGCGATGAATGTTTGATAGGCGCACAGGTGATAGTTTACACCGGCTGCAAAATTGCAAACAATGTGCTGATAGCGGATTCCGCTGCTGTACGTGAAGATGTTACCGTTGGCGAATATACTATTATAGGCAGAAGCTGTACCATTGAAAATTTTACATCAGTTGGCAAGAAATGTAAACTTGAAACCAATTCATATATTACGGCTTATTCCACAATTGAAGATTACTGCTTTATTGCGCCGGGTGTTGTTACAACCAATGATAATTATTTAGGCAGAACAGAAGAGCGTTTTAAACACTTTAAAGGTGTAACAATCCGTAAAGGCGGAAGGATAGGCGGAGGAGCGGTAATACTACCCGGTCTGGAAATTGGTGAAGATGCGCTCGTAGCCGCCGGTGCAGTTGTGACGAAGAACGTACCCGCTAAAACAATTTATGTGGGAATGCCGGCTAAGGAATTCCGCGATGTACCGCCGGAACAATTACTGGAAAATCAGGGGTGGGAGTAG